One Clostridia bacterium genomic window, CCTGGTTTTAAGCTGGGCACTCACCAGTGTTACTCAGGAACTTGGGTTTAACAATCTAGTTAGTGAAGGATTTATAAGAAGTATTCCGAAGTTTTTAATTCCAGGAGCATTGTTTCTGATATCAGGAGTTATCTCATATACTATCGGCTCGTCCTGGGCAACGTGGGCTTTAATGATGCCTTTAGCCGTTACATTTTCCTTAAATTCTGGGGTTAATATCACAACAATGGTTGGAATGTTTTATTAATTCCCACAGTTCATTCAAAGCTGTCATTTACCACTTTCTGTTTCATACGGCCAATCAATTATTCCTCCAAGGTTATATACGTTTGTATATCCCATTTTGACAAGAGTCTCTGAGGCTGTAACGCTGCGCCTTCCACTCCTGCAATAAACAAATATAGTTGCATTCTTATCAGTAAGCTTTGCGGGAGCTTCCTTTTCGATGACATCTACAGGGATCAACAGGCTGTTAGGGATATGCTTTTCATCATATTCCTCTTGAGTTCTTACATCAAGTAATATACTCCCCTTTTCACTTTCAAGACGCTTTTTCGCCTCTTCTGGTTTAATATTTGTATAACTGGATGCTTTACTTGGATCAGCTTGAGAAGATACTGCCTTTTGAGAACCCCTATTATCCGCTGTACTACATGCAGCAAATCCTATACTTATCAGAAGCAAAACAATAGTAATCATGACTTTTCTCAAATCTAATACCTCATTTCTTGTTTTTATGGAGCATCAAATTAGAAACTGTATTTATTGGGCATACAGTGCACCAGGTTCTCGGTCTGAAAATCCAAGCCAGCAAAAGTCCCAGGACAGTAGTTGTAAACATCATAGAATATAATCTGTACGACAGATGCACTGCCCAACCTGGTATGGAAGCTATATCTAATAGCTGTGGCATACTCCATGGTAATTTAAAAGCAAATAAAAATCTTACTATTTCCATAGGTTCTCTTCTACCAACAGACACCATAATCGTAGACATGGTAAGTACAAATAGGTTAAAAATGAAGTAAATTAAC contains:
- a CDS encoding Na+/H+ antiporter NhaC family protein, with amino-acid sequence LVLSWALTSVTQELGFNNLVSEGFIRSIPKFLIPGALFLISGVISYTIGSSWATWALMMPLAVTFSLNSGVNITTMVGMFY
- a CDS encoding rhodanese-like domain-containing protein codes for the protein MRKVMITIVLLLISIGFAACSTADNRGSQKAVSSQADPSKASSYTNIKPEEAKKRLESEKGSILLDVRTQEEYDEKHIPNSLLIPVDVIEKEAPAKLTDKNATIFVYCRSGRRSVTASETLVKMGYTNVYNLGGIIDWPYETESGK